From a single Georhizobium profundi genomic region:
- a CDS encoding ABC transporter permease, with translation MSVIQRMLPPEPPPPALAAGWSASRIIGHLFLAIWIAGSVALFLFLVGSYDSQKMIQYGPGYLRGLWITLQLVIISVVLGAILSVPVALGRMSTNKVFGALAYVYVYFFRGTPLIAQLFLIYYGLGQFRGALETVGLWTFFREPWYCALFAFTLNTAAYQAEILRGAIASVPVGQHEGAAALGLPRNVTFRKIILPQAMMVALRPYGNEIILMIKGSAIVSIITVFDLMGETRRAFSRTFDFQTYLWAAVFYLLIVEALRNLWAVFERRLTRHLKR, from the coding sequence ATGAGCGTCATCCAGCGCATGCTGCCGCCTGAGCCACCTCCGCCTGCATTGGCAGCCGGTTGGTCGGCATCGCGCATCATCGGACACCTCTTCCTGGCGATCTGGATCGCCGGGAGCGTCGCGCTTTTCCTCTTTCTGGTGGGAAGCTACGACAGCCAGAAGATGATCCAGTACGGGCCCGGCTATCTGCGCGGCCTCTGGATCACGCTGCAACTGGTCATCATTTCCGTCGTGCTCGGCGCCATCCTGTCCGTTCCGGTCGCGCTTGGACGCATGTCGACGAACAAGGTGTTCGGCGCTCTTGCCTATGTCTACGTCTACTTCTTTCGCGGCACGCCGCTGATCGCGCAGCTCTTCCTGATCTATTATGGTCTTGGCCAGTTCCGCGGTGCTCTCGAGACGGTCGGGCTTTGGACGTTCTTCCGCGAGCCCTGGTACTGCGCCCTCTTCGCCTTCACGCTCAATACCGCCGCCTATCAGGCCGAAATCCTGCGCGGGGCGATCGCGAGCGTTCCTGTCGGCCAGCACGAGGGTGCTGCAGCGCTCGGCCTGCCGCGCAACGTCACCTTCCGCAAGATCATCCTCCCGCAGGCGATGATGGTGGCGCTTCGGCCCTATGGCAACGAGATCATCTTGATGATCAAGGGCTCGGCGATCGTTTCCATCATCACGGTCTTCGATCTGATGGGCGAAACGCGGCGCGCCTTCTCCCGCACCTTCGACTTTCAGACCTATCTCTGGGCCGCCGTTTTCTATCTTCTGATCGTGGAAGCGCTGCGCAATTTGTGGGCCGTCTTCGAACGGCGCCTCACGCGTCATCTCAAACGTTAA
- a CDS encoding ABC transporter substrate-binding protein, giving the protein MRIQKFMLAASAATLALTMGAASAQEVVRIGTEGAYPPFNVLEADGTLTGFDIDIANALWEEMEVQCEFVTSDWDGIIPGLLAGRFDAIIASMSITEERKQQVDFTEKYYNTPPAIAVPNDSELTEATDEALSGIALGAQSSTTHSNYAEEKLPSADLRLYPTADEYKLDIASGRIDAVIDDVIVLGEWLDSEDGACCKLLDTLETDPVINGEGAGIAVRPGEDELREKFNAAILAIRENGTYQEINDKYFDVDVYGS; this is encoded by the coding sequence ATGCGCATTCAAAAGTTCATGCTTGCAGCCTCGGCAGCAACCCTCGCCCTGACGATGGGAGCAGCCAGCGCCCAAGAAGTCGTGCGCATCGGCACCGAAGGCGCCTACCCGCCCTTCAACGTGCTCGAAGCTGACGGCACCCTGACCGGTTTCGACATCGACATCGCAAACGCCCTTTGGGAAGAGATGGAAGTCCAGTGCGAATTCGTGACCTCCGACTGGGACGGCATCATCCCCGGTCTGCTCGCTGGCCGTTTCGATGCGATCATCGCATCCATGTCGATCACCGAGGAGCGCAAGCAGCAGGTCGACTTCACCGAGAAGTACTACAACACGCCGCCAGCCATCGCCGTGCCGAACGACAGCGAATTGACCGAAGCCACCGACGAAGCGCTCTCCGGCATCGCGCTCGGCGCGCAGTCCTCCACGACGCATTCAAACTACGCTGAAGAGAAGCTGCCGTCGGCTGATCTGCGTCTCTATCCGACCGCCGACGAGTACAAGCTCGACATCGCATCCGGTCGTATCGATGCCGTCATCGACGACGTCATCGTTCTCGGTGAATGGCTCGATTCCGAGGACGGCGCCTGTTGCAAGCTTCTCGACACGCTGGAAACCGATCCGGTCATCAACGGCGAAGGCGCTGGCATCGCTGTCCGTCCAGGTGAAGATGAGCTTCGCGAGAAGTTCAACGCAGCCATCCTGGCCATCCGCGAAAACGGCACCTATCAGGAAATCAACGACAAGTATTTCGACGTCGACGTCTACGGCAGCTAA
- a CDS encoding ABC transporter permease: MLQALMTWLDPLCGTLGIFRLFPSDSLLACGDTGWGDEIASGVFVTVSLALATLPVGLFAGFMLALAKQSKEKSLRLAADIYTTIFRGLPELLTLFLVYYGAQIGLQNLLSAMGSSTTIEINAFLAGMVALGLVFSAYSSEVLVSAFHAIPSGQYEAGAALGLRRSTTMRRIIIPQLVRIALPGLGNLWMILLKETALVSVIGLADILRQTGIAARVTREAFMFFGLACLIYLVLAMLSSIVIHYIERWAGRDEART; the protein is encoded by the coding sequence ATGCTTCAAGCCCTGATGACTTGGCTCGATCCGCTATGCGGCACCCTTGGCATCTTCCGTCTCTTTCCCTCTGACAGCCTACTTGCCTGTGGCGATACCGGCTGGGGCGACGAGATCGCATCCGGCGTGTTTGTCACCGTGTCCCTTGCACTGGCGACGCTTCCCGTCGGCCTTTTCGCCGGCTTCATGCTGGCGCTCGCCAAGCAGAGCAAGGAAAAGTCCTTGCGGCTGGCGGCCGATATCTACACCACGATCTTTCGCGGCCTGCCTGAACTGTTGACGCTGTTTCTCGTCTATTACGGCGCGCAGATCGGCCTGCAGAACCTGCTCTCGGCCATGGGTTCGTCGACAACGATCGAGATCAACGCTTTTCTGGCCGGCATGGTCGCCCTTGGCCTCGTCTTCTCGGCCTATTCGAGCGAAGTGCTCGTCTCTGCCTTTCACGCCATTCCGAGCGGGCAGTATGAGGCGGGCGCGGCGCTCGGCCTTCGGCGAAGCACGACCATGCGGCGCATCATCATCCCGCAATTGGTGCGCATCGCGCTGCCTGGCCTCGGCAATTTGTGGATGATCCTGTTGAAGGAGACGGCACTCGTTTCCGTCATTGGCCTGGCCGATATCCTGCGCCAGACCGGCATCGCTGCGCGCGTGACGCGCGAGGCCTTCATGTTCTTCGGTCTTGCCTGCCTGATCTACCTCGTCCTCGCCATGCTGTCCTCGATCGTCATCCACTACATCGAGCGGTGGGCCGGTCGTGACGAGGCCCGCACATGA
- the glp gene encoding gephyrin-like molybdotransferase Glp, producing MSAGRRLLDDCFLHDRDRMRHSEVLALISERLSPIVPTELVPLREAAGRILAEQIAAPRDVPFSDNSAVDGYAFAYADYFKRNTLGIRTRIAAGDLAPVEIGKGEAARIFTGAAMPTGADTVAMQEDCELSEDGSTVTVPKGLKPGANRRRAGEDVAQGSIAIEPCVRLRAQDLAAIASFGFDQVPVYRRLRIAVLSTGNELVEPGSADPFQPGLVFDSNRTMLAALAETLPIEITDLGILKDDASLIARTIEDAAGKHDVILSTGGASRGEEDHVVTTLDSLGKRHLWQIAVKPGRPMVVGQIPTDQGDCVFFGLPGNPVAVLVCFLLYVRPALTILGGGQALEPVRYQLPAAFHIARKKTDRREFLRGWLAIGPDGITRIEKFPRDGSGLITGLRQATGLIELDEAVNEVREGDRVAFIPFNEFGL from the coding sequence ATGAGTGCGGGACGCCGGCTTCTCGACGATTGTTTTCTGCACGACCGTGACCGCATGCGGCATTCAGAAGTGCTCGCTTTGATCTCCGAGCGGCTCTCGCCCATCGTGCCGACGGAATTGGTCCCTCTGCGGGAGGCAGCCGGCAGGATCCTCGCTGAGCAGATCGCGGCCCCGCGCGACGTTCCCTTCTCCGACAATTCCGCGGTCGATGGCTATGCCTTCGCCTATGCCGACTACTTCAAGCGCAACACGCTCGGTATCCGCACGCGCATCGCCGCAGGGGACCTCGCCCCCGTCGAGATCGGCAAAGGCGAAGCGGCACGCATCTTCACCGGTGCAGCAATGCCGACCGGCGCGGACACCGTTGCCATGCAGGAAGATTGCGAGCTTTCGGAGGACGGTTCGACGGTCACCGTACCCAAAGGCCTGAAGCCTGGCGCCAATCGACGGCGTGCCGGCGAGGATGTCGCGCAGGGGTCGATCGCGATCGAACCGTGCGTCCGACTTCGGGCGCAGGATCTTGCCGCGATTGCCTCCTTCGGGTTCGACCAGGTGCCCGTCTATCGCCGCCTGCGGATTGCTGTGCTCTCCACGGGCAACGAGCTTGTCGAGCCGGGCAGCGCCGATCCGTTCCAACCCGGACTGGTTTTCGATAGCAATCGCACCATGCTGGCCGCGTTGGCTGAGACGTTGCCGATCGAGATCACCGATCTCGGCATCCTCAAGGACGACGCTTCCCTCATTGCGCGTACGATCGAAGATGCAGCCGGTAAGCATGACGTGATCCTCAGCACCGGTGGCGCATCGCGTGGCGAGGAAGACCATGTGGTGACGACGCTCGATTCGCTCGGCAAGCGGCATCTATGGCAGATCGCCGTCAAGCCCGGGCGGCCGATGGTGGTGGGCCAAATTCCCACGGACCAGGGGGATTGCGTGTTTTTCGGCCTGCCGGGTAACCCGGTCGCCGTTCTCGTCTGCTTCCTGCTCTATGTTCGGCCCGCATTGACGATCCTGGGCGGCGGGCAGGCCCTTGAACCTGTCCGCTACCAGCTGCCCGCAGCATTCCACATCGCCCGCAAGAAGACCGACCGCCGCGAATTTCTTCGGGGCTGGCTTGCGATCGGCCCTGACGGCATCACCCGCATCGAAAAATTTCCACGCGACGGCTCAGGGCTCATCACAGGACTGCGGCAGGCGACCGGGCTGATCGAGCTTGATGAAGCGGTGAACGAGGTGCGCGAAGGCGACCGTGTCGCTTTTATCCCCTTTAACGAATTCGGCCTTTGA
- a CDS encoding response regulator, which translates to MAIDHRKPRKIVIIEDEVLLALDLEMIAEDVGFTVAGQAGRKNEAIDVIQRSRPDLCLVDVHLLDGPTGVDVARFAVENTNALVVFVTANRAALPEDLVGAYGIISKPYTVSGVKDALRHLLGVINDNNEADAVTPAELRAAAR; encoded by the coding sequence ATGGCGATTGATCATCGCAAGCCGCGCAAGATCGTCATCATCGAAGACGAGGTGCTGCTGGCGCTGGATTTGGAAATGATCGCCGAGGATGTCGGCTTCACCGTCGCCGGCCAAGCCGGCCGCAAGAACGAAGCGATCGATGTCATTCAGCGCTCACGACCGGATCTGTGCCTGGTCGATGTCCATCTTCTGGACGGGCCCACCGGCGTCGATGTTGCCCGCTTCGCGGTTGAGAACACAAACGCACTCGTTGTGTTCGTCACGGCCAATCGAGCCGCCTTGCCAGAAGATCTGGTCGGCGCATACGGCATCATATCGAAGCCCTACACGGTCTCAGGCGTCAAAGACGCGCTGCGCCATCTGCTCGGCGTGATCAACGACAACAATGAAGCAGACGCCGTAACACCTGCGGAATTGCGCGCAGCTGCGCGCTGA
- the mobB gene encoding molybdopterin-guanine dinucleotide biosynthesis protein B has product MTRHSQRVFGVTGWKNSGKTGLTVRIVEELTRRGWRISTVKHAHHEFDIDRENTDSWRHRQAGAGEVAIVSGKRWALMHELRQEAEPALEDILERLAPCDLVVIEGYKRENHPKIEARRLDAANREPLAAGDPGIIAIASDHPVTEDHLPVFDLDDTIAISDFIERVTGLAKRRRAAS; this is encoded by the coding sequence ATGACGAGACACTCCCAGCGCGTCTTCGGCGTCACCGGATGGAAAAACTCCGGCAAGACGGGCCTGACCGTGCGCATCGTCGAGGAACTCACCCGCAGGGGCTGGCGCATCTCCACCGTGAAGCATGCCCATCACGAGTTCGACATCGACAGGGAAAACACCGACAGCTGGCGTCATCGCCAAGCCGGAGCGGGCGAAGTGGCGATCGTTTCCGGCAAGCGCTGGGCGCTTATGCACGAACTGCGTCAGGAAGCCGAGCCTGCGCTTGAAGATATTCTCGAGCGCCTGGCCCCTTGCGACCTGGTGGTCATCGAAGGCTACAAGCGCGAAAACCATCCCAAGATCGAAGCCCGACGGCTCGATGCCGCCAACCGTGAACCATTGGCAGCCGGCGATCCGGGCATCATCGCGATCGCTTCCGATCATCCTGTGACCGAAGACCATCTGCCGGTCTTCGACCTGGACGACACCATCGCCATCTCCGACTTCATCGAGCGCGTCACGGGCTTGGCCAAGCGTCGGAGAGCTGCATCATGA
- the mobA gene encoding molybdenum cofactor guanylyltransferase MobA gives MTGPSRNDILGCVLAGGLSRRMGGGDKALLKLGGAPMLTRVIGRLEPQVSALVLNANGDADRFADYGLPVIADTVGDFAGPLAGVLAGMRHAQAMDEPISHVATAASDTPFFPLDLVERFAEVVTTPDTIVLATSGGNRHPVFGLWPVALADDLETWLKESDTFKVLAWVHRHRLATVDFDLVRHGERSFDPFFNANTPDDMIEAEYFLREQKIS, from the coding sequence ATGACTGGCCCCTCCAGGAATGACATCCTCGGCTGCGTTCTGGCAGGCGGTCTCTCGCGGCGCATGGGAGGCGGTGACAAGGCGCTGTTAAAGCTCGGCGGCGCCCCTATGCTGACCCGCGTCATCGGTCGGCTCGAACCCCAGGTGTCCGCACTTGTTCTCAACGCCAATGGCGATGCTGACCGCTTTGCGGATTACGGCCTGCCTGTCATTGCTGACACTGTCGGCGACTTCGCCGGGCCGCTTGCTGGCGTTCTTGCCGGCATGCGCCATGCACAAGCCATGGATGAGCCGATCAGCCATGTCGCAACGGCTGCCAGCGATACACCGTTCTTCCCGCTCGATTTGGTGGAGCGCTTCGCCGAGGTGGTAACGACACCTGACACAATTGTTCTCGCCACCTCCGGCGGCAATCGTCATCCCGTCTTTGGCCTGTGGCCGGTCGCGCTCGCCGACGATCTGGAGACATGGCTGAAGGAAAGCGACACCTTCAAGGTGCTGGCTTGGGTCCATCGCCACAGGCTGGCGACAGTGGACTTTGATTTGGTAAGACACGGCGAACGAAGCTTCGATCCGTTCTTCAACGCCAACACGCCGGACGATATGATCGAAGCCGAATATTTCCTTCGGGAGCAGAAGATTTCATGA
- a CDS encoding PAS domain-containing protein, whose product MIDGRKPPTGRQISDAKVAEQLLYSQHAIGDPFAAAINGTRMAMIITGPSEQDNPIIFANKAFCRLTGYDHDEVIGHNCRFIQGPDTSRRAVERISQAIRREEDVHVELVNYRKDGTPFWNSLFLSPVRNSEGEVKFFFGSQLDVSDKKQTEFDLHSVNDELRETKTLLEQQIDDRTGELMRLLSQRSRLINELDHRVKNNLQLINSLLGFELRRDLGPEAREVVNRLHQRIDALGLAHKDQHNKEAIGYFRVDTFVRILVSKVLTNHPRRHSEPVYQMEEVLLPIGKAAPLALALNEFVRSLVSNTEDIVDGAKLEISARTQNEKLVIDVSSADLTEARCRRAFDGIEGWTMRLIERQLEARIEFTDMDGHCGVKLAMPLNGGSHGD is encoded by the coding sequence TTGATCGACGGGCGTAAACCACCAACGGGTCGCCAAATTTCCGACGCTAAGGTTGCCGAACAGCTGCTCTATAGTCAGCACGCCATCGGTGACCCCTTCGCGGCGGCGATCAATGGTACCCGTATGGCCATGATCATCACTGGACCCTCGGAACAGGACAACCCGATCATCTTCGCCAACAAGGCGTTCTGTCGATTGACGGGATATGACCACGACGAGGTCATCGGGCACAATTGTCGCTTCATCCAGGGTCCCGACACGAGTCGACGTGCAGTCGAGCGGATTTCGCAAGCGATCAGGCGTGAAGAAGACGTTCACGTCGAACTGGTGAACTACCGCAAGGACGGTACCCCGTTCTGGAATTCGCTGTTCCTGTCGCCCGTCCGCAACAGCGAAGGCGAAGTGAAGTTTTTCTTCGGCTCGCAGCTCGATGTCAGCGACAAGAAGCAGACAGAATTCGATCTTCATTCTGTGAACGATGAATTGCGCGAGACAAAGACGTTGCTCGAGCAGCAGATCGACGATCGCACCGGCGAGCTGATGCGGCTCCTGTCTCAACGTTCGCGGCTGATCAACGAACTCGATCATCGCGTCAAAAATAATCTTCAGTTGATCAATTCTCTGCTGGGGTTTGAACTTCGCCGCGATCTCGGTCCGGAAGCTCGCGAAGTGGTCAATCGGCTCCATCAGCGCATCGATGCTTTGGGTCTTGCCCATAAGGACCAGCACAACAAGGAAGCGATCGGCTATTTCCGCGTCGACACCTTCGTCCGCATTCTGGTGAGCAAAGTGCTGACCAACCACCCGCGGAGGCATTCCGAGCCCGTGTACCAGATGGAAGAGGTGCTGCTGCCGATTGGTAAAGCGGCCCCGCTGGCACTCGCGCTCAATGAGTTCGTCCGCAGTCTCGTGTCCAACACCGAGGACATCGTTGACGGCGCCAAGTTGGAAATCAGCGCGCGCACGCAGAATGAGAAGCTCGTCATCGACGTCTCGTCGGCCGATTTGACGGAAGCAAGATGCCGTCGCGCCTTCGACGGCATCGAGGGATGGACGATGCGCCTCATCGAGCGGCAGCTTGAAGCCCGCATCGAATTTACGGATATGGATGGGCACTGCGGGGTGAAACTCGCGATGCCGCTCAACGGGGGGTCCCATGGCGATTGA
- a CDS encoding sensor histidine kinase, whose translation MASAEFERFGELFNAIPSPYMVLDPQLRYVAANPAYCKATGKSLDALLGNCIFDIFPNDGPAGRDLRDSLNRVLRSGKADTLAHIHYAIPNAKGDGFDDRYWTAIHFPIHDEEGTVTHVVQNTVDVTELHRLRRSTFVPFRTVGLETALIRRAQEAEEAQKALLEENNDFRRLFNQAPGMIAVLSGPEHVFTFVNEAYTRFVGRRNLVGKPVRKALPELSGQGFYEMLDSVYQTREPISREAARIVLQQEKGGPESEAFLDFTYHPIFDSADQVTGVFVQGLDRTESVKSARGRELLLRELNHRVKNLFSVAISMVTMTARNASTPKEMAGILTGRLSALSHAHGMVMNDAGSDADGGRIAFHDLVERIMAPHVDAEGSRMKIEGPSIVLGSKAATSMALVIHEMATNAAKYGALSTSEGRISVEWETDSDAFRLNWKETGGPKIRSTPEPSGFGSRLAKISVEGQLGGKLEFAWPPEGAQVTIAFPLKNAAL comes from the coding sequence GTGGCTTCTGCGGAATTCGAGAGATTTGGGGAGCTGTTCAACGCAATCCCCAGCCCTTACATGGTACTCGACCCACAGCTGCGTTACGTCGCGGCAAATCCAGCCTACTGCAAAGCGACGGGCAAAAGCCTGGATGCCCTTCTCGGCAACTGCATTTTCGATATCTTTCCGAATGATGGGCCGGCAGGACGCGATCTGCGCGATTCGCTGAACCGGGTTTTGCGGAGCGGCAAGGCCGACACGCTGGCGCACATCCATTATGCCATTCCCAATGCCAAGGGCGATGGTTTTGACGATCGCTATTGGACGGCCATCCACTTCCCCATCCATGATGAGGAAGGGACCGTGACACACGTTGTGCAGAACACGGTCGATGTGACGGAGTTGCATCGCCTACGACGCTCGACCTTCGTGCCGTTCCGAACCGTTGGTCTCGAAACGGCCCTCATCCGTCGTGCGCAGGAGGCCGAAGAAGCACAAAAGGCGCTTCTTGAGGAGAACAACGATTTCCGCCGCCTGTTCAACCAGGCACCGGGCATGATTGCGGTTCTCTCTGGTCCCGAGCATGTGTTCACCTTCGTCAACGAGGCCTACACCCGCTTTGTCGGCCGCCGAAATCTGGTCGGGAAACCGGTGCGCAAGGCTTTGCCGGAGCTGTCAGGTCAAGGCTTCTACGAAATGCTCGACAGCGTGTATCAGACGCGCGAGCCGATCAGCCGTGAAGCCGCGCGCATCGTGCTGCAGCAGGAAAAAGGCGGACCGGAGAGCGAAGCCTTCCTCGATTTTACCTATCATCCCATCTTCGACAGCGCTGATCAGGTCACCGGTGTGTTCGTCCAGGGGCTGGACCGCACGGAGAGCGTCAAATCGGCGCGTGGCCGCGAGTTGCTGCTCCGCGAACTCAACCACCGCGTCAAGAACCTCTTCTCTGTCGCGATCTCGATGGTCACCATGACGGCGCGCAACGCGTCGACGCCAAAAGAGATGGCCGGAATTCTGACCGGACGCCTCAGCGCATTGTCCCACGCGCACGGCATGGTCATGAACGATGCCGGGTCCGATGCCGACGGCGGGCGCATCGCCTTCCACGATCTGGTCGAGCGGATCATGGCGCCACATGTGGACGCCGAAGGTTCGCGGATGAAGATCGAGGGCCCGTCCATCGTCCTTGGCTCAAAGGCCGCGACCAGCATGGCGCTGGTCATCCACGAAATGGCAACCAACGCCGCGAAGTACGGTGCTCTATCGACATCCGAGGGACGCATCAGCGTCGAATGGGAAACCGACAGCGATGCCTTCCGTTTGAATTGGAAGGAAACCGGTGGGCCCAAAATCCGATCGACGCCCGAACCCAGCGGTTTCGGGAGCCGGCTTGCCAAAATCAGCGTCGAAGGACAATTGGGCGGTAAGTTGGAATTCGCCTGGCCACCGGAAGGGGCGCAGGTCACGATCGCTTTTCCGCTAAAGAATGCTGCGCTTTAG
- a CDS encoding penicillin acylase family protein, with the protein MKRALKVLIALTFAVLPLALLAAGLGVVWLARSLPPAAGTIQMAGMSGPVTIARDANGVPHIRGTARNDVFAALGVAHAQDRLWQMEVARMAAQGRLSEMFGSTTLNTDIFLRSVAIYDASVASLEALPKADREALQRYADGVNAWLQRDNRFFASRLPVEFVALGHQPEPWTPADSVAVVKMMSVGLAANIGDEINRLAFARQGLNSEEIAELMPLVPGLDAPALPDLIDLLELRDAAPLREAGLRPQPFGLIEHGGMTGEGASNNWVVSGQRTDTGLPILANDPHLGLSAPSVWYLAHLRVDGADDEAAQNLVGATLAGAPLVLLGRNDNVAWGFTNTGIDAQDLFIEQVRPGEPDRYRTPDGWALFGSREETIVISGAEPHRFTRLSTRHGPVLPPSYRNLDRLLPADHVAALQWTALARDDTTISVGLALWDFKTVSDFQAGMEGFVTPMQSIVVADRRGNIGLIAPGRVPVRHPDNLVIGRAPVPGWDAIYDWQGFVDFEALPREINPQVGAIGTANTRIVGDNYSEMLTLDWDEPYRQQRVDALIVDAEDEHTVELSRAAQADVYSPVFAELMPMMLSMAQSEGEGDPFVLALLADWDFQMARERPEPLIAMAWLREATRAIFADDLGPAFDGWFQAHGLVLANVLGGNTSRDWCDDVHTEARETCAAIVRQALDRALFDIERRYGDDRSAWRWGEAHRAVSVHQPFGQVSPLHRIFNVEVESGGGPFTLDRGRTVFSNEDDPFANRHASSYRAIYDLADLDASTFMITTGQSGNIFSRHYSDLAEPWSDVEGLRIDTDPAKYEPSAEGAWQIIP; encoded by the coding sequence ATGAAGCGTGCGCTCAAAGTCCTCATTGCACTGACATTCGCGGTGCTGCCCTTGGCGCTTCTCGCCGCTGGTCTCGGTGTCGTGTGGCTCGCCCGCTCGCTGCCGCCTGCAGCAGGCACGATCCAGATGGCGGGCATGAGCGGCCCGGTCACGATTGCGAGGGATGCGAATGGCGTTCCGCACATCCGCGGCACTGCGCGGAACGATGTCTTCGCGGCGCTCGGTGTTGCCCACGCACAGGATCGGCTGTGGCAGATGGAGGTGGCGCGCATGGCGGCGCAGGGCCGTCTCTCTGAAATGTTCGGCTCGACCACGCTCAATACGGATATCTTCCTGCGCAGTGTCGCCATCTACGATGCATCGGTTGCGTCGCTCGAAGCTCTGCCTAAGGCCGATCGCGAGGCACTCCAGCGCTATGCGGATGGCGTGAATGCCTGGCTGCAGCGCGACAACCGCTTCTTTGCCTCGCGCCTTCCAGTCGAATTCGTGGCGCTCGGCCATCAACCTGAGCCATGGACACCCGCCGACAGCGTCGCCGTCGTCAAGATGATGTCCGTTGGCCTCGCAGCCAATATCGGCGACGAGATCAACCGCCTCGCTTTTGCCCGCCAGGGCCTGAACTCCGAAGAGATTGCCGAGCTTATGCCTCTGGTCCCGGGGCTTGATGCACCGGCACTGCCGGACCTCATCGATTTGCTGGAGCTACGCGACGCCGCACCGCTGCGCGAAGCGGGTCTTCGCCCGCAACCCTTCGGTTTGATCGAGCATGGCGGCATGACGGGCGAGGGCGCTTCGAACAATTGGGTCGTGTCCGGCCAGCGCACCGATACAGGCCTTCCGATCCTTGCCAATGATCCGCATCTTGGCTTGAGCGCCCCATCGGTCTGGTACCTCGCGCATCTGCGTGTGGACGGCGCCGACGATGAGGCCGCGCAGAACCTCGTGGGTGCAACCCTTGCCGGCGCGCCGCTCGTGCTGCTTGGCCGCAACGACAATGTGGCCTGGGGCTTCACCAACACGGGTATCGACGCACAGGACCTCTTCATCGAGCAGGTGCGGCCGGGCGAGCCGGATCGCTACCGGACCCCGGACGGTTGGGCGCTGTTTGGCAGCCGCGAAGAGACGATCGTCATTTCCGGTGCCGAACCGCATCGTTTCACACGTCTCAGCACCAGACATGGTCCGGTTCTGCCGCCAAGCTACCGCAACCTGGATCGACTGCTGCCGGCAGACCATGTGGCGGCACTTCAATGGACGGCACTTGCTCGCGACGACACCACCATATCGGTCGGCCTTGCGCTCTGGGACTTCAAGACCGTCTCGGACTTCCAGGCCGGCATGGAAGGTTTCGTCACGCCGATGCAGTCCATCGTCGTTGCAGATCGGCGAGGCAACATTGGCTTGATTGCACCCGGCCGCGTGCCTGTCCGTCACCCCGACAATCTCGTGATTGGCCGTGCACCCGTTCCGGGGTGGGACGCGATCTATGACTGGCAGGGCTTCGTCGATTTCGAGGCGCTGCCGCGCGAGATCAACCCTCAGGTCGGCGCTATCGGAACGGCCAACACCCGGATCGTCGGTGACAATTATTCGGAGATGCTGACGCTCGACTGGGACGAGCCCTATCGCCAGCAGCGCGTGGATGCACTCATCGTCGATGCCGAAGACGAGCATACGGTCGAACTGTCGCGCGCGGCGCAAGCGGACGTCTATTCGCCGGTTTTCGCCGAGCTGATGCCGATGATGCTGTCGATGGCGCAAAGTGAAGGCGAAGGTGATCCTTTCGTCCTTGCGCTTTTGGCCGATTGGGATTTTCAGATGGCGCGGGAGCGCCCCGAGCCGCTCATCGCGATGGCATGGCTTCGCGAGGCGACGCGTGCGATTTTTGCCGATGATCTCGGCCCTGCCTTTGATGGCTGGTTCCAGGCGCACGGCCTCGTGTTGGCCAACGTGCTCGGTGGAAATACCAGTCGCGACTGGTGCGATGATGTCCACACCGAAGCGAGGGAAACCTGCGCCGCCATCGTGCGTCAGGCGCTTGATCGCGCACTGTTCGATATCGAGCGACGCTATGGTGACGATCGGAGTGCCTGGCGCTGGGGCGAAGCACACCGTGCGGTGAGCGTGCACCAGCCTTTTGGCCAGGTCTCTCCGCTTCACCGCATCTTCAACGTCGAAGTGGAAAGCGGTGGTGGGCCATTCACGCTCGACCGCGGCAGGACAGTGTTTTCGAACGAGGACGACCCCTTCGCGAACCGCCACGCGTCGAGCTACCGGGCGATCTACGATCTTGCCGATCTGGACGCATCCACGTTCATGATCACGACGGGTCAATCCGGCAACATCTTCTCTCGCCACTATAGCGATCTGGCCGAGCCGTGGAGCGATGTGGAAGGGCTGAGGATAGACACGGATCCTGCGAAATATGAGCCATCCGCCGAAGGCGCATGGCAAATAATTCCTTAA